One Saccharomyces kudriavzevii IFO 1802 strain IFO1802 genome assembly, chromosome: 4 genomic region harbors:
- the RMD5 gene encoding ubiquitin-protein ligase RMD5 (similar to Saccharomyces cerevisiae RMD5 (YDR255C); ancestral locus Anc_8.495), which yields MSELLDSLETEFSKFYKDSSLEETNLQKCLDHTHEFKNQLKKLKAHLNKNIQESKPEVYNSLNDKEKQKFKRKRELIIEKLNKSQRQWDHSVKKQIKHVSQQSTRFNKTMLNKLKEFDIDSVYVNKLPKETMQNVDEAIGYHILRYGIDNMPLDNKNEASKYLKNIYGITNKESTDFIDMGRIVHNLKKGDTQSCLKWCSNEMDSLSSNHATLSYLQFELYTLSVMQAVMRGNPVEVYYQMTQQTPLDFFKHREKELIRNVVPLLTKSLIGQPIEDIDSKVSEQLKECISLFVKEYCAAKHIFFDSPLFLIVLSGLISFQFFIKYKAIRELAHVDWTTKDELPFDVKLPDFLTHFHPIFICPVLKEETTTENPPYSLACHHIISKKALDRLSKNGTITFKCPYCPVNTSMSSTKKVRFVML from the coding sequence ATGTCAGAGTTACTAGATAGTCTTGAGACGGAGTTCTCCAAATTTTATAAGGACAGTAGTCTAGAGGAGAcgaatcttcaaaaatgtctTGACCATACTCATGAATTCAAGAACCAATTAAAGAAGTTGAAAGCGCATCTAAATAagaatattcaagaatCAAAACCAGAAGTTTACAATAGCCTGAATGATAAGGAGAAACaaaagttcaaaagaaaaagggaactgatcattgaaaaactaaacAAATCACAGAGACAATGGGATCATTCagtaaagaaacaaataaagCATGTTTCTCAACAATCAACCCGATTCAATAAAACCATGCTGAACAAGTTGAAAGAGTTTGATATAGATAGTGTCTACGTCAACAAATTGCCTAAAGAAACGATGCAAAATGTTGACGAGGCCATCGGCTACCATATACTAAGGTATGGTATAGATAACATGCCGCTAGATAATAAGAATGAGGCTTCCAAGtatctgaaaaatatctaCGGAATCACTAATAAAGAATCCAcagattttattgatatgGGCCGGATTGTGCATAATCTAAAAAAGGGTGATACACAAAGCTGTTTAAAGTGGTGTTCCAACGAAATGGACAGCCTATCATCCAATCACGCGACTTTGTCTTATTTGCAATTCGAGCTTTATACATTATCAGTGATGCAGGCAGTGATGCGTGGGAATCCTGTAGAGGTATACTATCAAATGACACAGCAAACCCCCTTAGATTTCTTTAAGCACAGGGAGAAGGAACTGATACGAAACGTGGTACCGTTGCTAACTAAGTCGCTCATAGGTCAACCCATTGAAGACATTGATTCTAAGGTAAGTGAACAGTTGAAAGAATGCATATCTTTGTTTGTTAAGGAGTATTGTGCTGCAAAgcatattttctttgactctcctttgtttttgatcGTATTAAGCGGGTTgatatcttttcaattcttcatcaaatataAAGCTATTAGGGAGCTAGCGCATGTGGATTGGACCACTAAAGATGAACTGCCGTTTGATGTTAAACTGCCAGATTTCTTGACTCACTTCCATCCGATCTTTATATGTCCTGTATTGAAGGAGGAAACTACAACAGAAAATCCCCCATATTCATTGGCGTGTCATCATATCATTTCTAAAAAAGCGTTGGATAGATTATCGAAGAACGGAACAATTACTTTTAAATGCCCATACTGCCCGGTGAATACCTCAATGAGCAGTACAAAGAAAGTCCGTTTTGTCATGCTTTGA
- the CTA1 gene encoding catalase A (similar to Saccharomyces cerevisiae CTA1 (YDR256C); ancestral locus Anc_8.497), with the protein MLGQEKDEVNSSDVREDRVVTNSTGNPINEPFVTQRVGEHGPLLLQDYNLIDSLAHFNRENIPQRNPHAHGSGAFGYFEVTDDITDICGSAMFSKIGKKTKCLTRFSTVGGDKGSADTVRDPRGFATKFYTEEGNLDWVYNNTPVFFIRDPSKFPHFIHTQKRNPQTNLRDANMFWDFLTTPENQVAIHQVMILFSDRGTPANYRSMHGYSGHTYKWSSKKGDWYYVQVHIKTDQGIKNLTIEEATKIAGSNPDYCQQDLFESIQNGNYPSWTVYIQTMTEQEAKNLPFSVFDLTKVWPQKQFPLRRVGKIVLNENPLNFFAQVEQAAFAPSTTVPYQEASADPVLQARLFSYADAHRYRLGPNFHQIPVNCPYASKFFNPAIRDGPMNVNGNFGSEPTYLANDKSYSYIQQDRPIQQHQEVWNGPAIPYHWATSAGDVDFVQARNLYRVLGKQPGQQKNLANNIGIHVEGACPEIQQRVYDMFARVDEGLSEAIKKVAEAKHASELSSNSKF; encoded by the coding sequence ATGTTAGGACAAGAGAAGGATGAAGTTAATTCTTCTGACGTCAGAGAGGATAGGGTTGTAACAAACTCTACTGGTAATCCGATCAATGAACCATTTGTTACTCAGCGTGTTGGAGAGCACGGTCCCTTGCTTTTACAGGATTATAATTTGATTGATTCTTTGGCGCACTTTAACAGAGAGAATATTCCTCAAAGAAACCCTCATGCTCATGGTTCTGGTGCATTTGGTTATTTTGAAGTTACCGATGACATTACTGATATCTGCGGATCTGCCATGTTTAGCAAGATTGGTAAGAAAACGAAATGTCTGACAAGATTCTCTACCGTGGGTGGAGATAAAGGTAGTGCCGATACGGTGCGTGATCCTAGAGGATTTGCAACTAAATTTTATACCGAAGAGGGTAATTTGGATTGGGTCTACAACAATACACCGGTATTCTTCATCAGAGATCCCTCCAAGTTCCCCCATTTTATTCACACACAGAAGAGAAACCCGCAAACTAACCTAAGAGATGCTAACATGTTTTGGGATTTTTTGACCACCCCAGAAAATCAGGTGGCCATCCACCAAGTCATGATTCTCTTCTCAGACCGCGGCACACCTGCTAATTATCGTAGCATGCATGGTTATTCTGGTCATACTTACAAATGGTCTAGTAAAAAGGGCGATTGGTACTATGTGCAAGTTCATATCAAAACCGACCAAGGAATAAAGAACTTGACTATAGAGGAAGCCACTAAAATCGCTGGCTCCAATCCAGACTACTGTCAACAAGACTTATTTGAATCTATCCAGAATGGTAACTATCCATCGTGGACAGTATACATTCAAACAATGACTGAGCAGGAAGCCAAAaatttaccattttcagtttttgatttgactAAAGTATGGCCTCAAAAGCAATTTCCATTGCGTCGTGTGGGTAAGAttgttttgaatgaaaatccACTGAATTTCTTCGCGCAGGTTGAACAGGCAGCCTTTGCCCCTAGCACCACCGTTCCATATCAAGAAGCAAGTGCTGATCCCGTATTGCAAGCTCGTTTGTTTTCATATGCGGACGCTCATAGGTACAGATTAGGCCCCAATTTCCATCAGATACCTGTCAATTGTCCCTACGCTTCGAAATTCTTCAATCCTGCCATTAGAGATGGCCCTATGAATGTAAACGGTAACTTTGGCTCAGAGCCTACGTATCTTGCCAACGATAAATCATACTCATATATCCAGCAAGACAGGCCTATTCAACAACATCAGGAAGTTTGGAACGGGCCAGCTATTCCTTACCATTGGGCAACATCCGCAGGTGATGTCGATTTTGTTCAAGCCAGAAATCTCTACCGTGTCTTAGGGAAGCAACCGGGACAGCAGAAGAACCTAGCGAACAACATCGGTATTCATGTAGAAGGCGCCTGTCCTGAAATACAGCAGCGAGTTTACGATATGTTTGCCCGTGTTGATGAGGGATTATCTGAAGCAATCAAGAAAGTGGCAGAGGCAAAGCATGCGTCCGAGCTCTCAAGTAACTCCAAATTCTGA
- the RKM4 gene encoding ribosomal lysine N-methyltransferase (similar to Saccharomyces cerevisiae RKM4 (YDR257C); ancestral locus Anc_5.616): protein MDYFARNTEIFVDWLEKIAKIKVSPKIKIKDLRSSNQGRAVVAIQKLKKDETLFEVPRSSILNVATSKLIRDHPCLKEKFLNEIGSWEGLIVCILYEMEVLKEKSQWAPYFKVWNKPKDMNTLMFWDNEELEFLQPSLVLERIGENEAKEMHENIVKLVKQIGGEFAKAAVHFGFDEFVYIASIILSYSFDVEIQDRNTNRTEEDDSDDEETKGECYLKSMIPLADTLNADTRKWNANLTYDSGSLKMIAVRDIEENEQVYNIYGEHPNSEILRRYGYVEWDGSKYDFGEVLLENIVETLRETFNVGKEFLQNCMDILRDNITIQELLEGEDIVLNSYDCYLNGELLPQSIVLVQILTILCQIPDLCLLDKKKLERQVERAVKKCLQLIEGGRATDNCSVTWQLCIRNRLADYSLQKSDALKKSSEEEDSLAKGKLRKVMAQRVLQSEIESLWACDETISRDYQIIPDQKLLTNVLKRKLTRDEENSIKRLCLPK, encoded by the coding sequence ATGGATTATTTTGCAAGAAATACTGAGATTTTCGTTGATTggttggaaaaaatcgCCAAAATAAAGGTATCCCCAAAGATTAAGATCAAAGATCTACGTTCCAGTAATCAAGGCCGTGCTGTAGTTGCCATTCAAAAGCTTAAGAAGGATGAAACGTTGTTTGAGGTACCACGGAGTTCAATATTGAATGTAGCTACATCTAAGCTGATAAGAGATCATCCTTGTCTCAAGGagaagtttttgaatgaaatcgGATCATGGGAAGGATTAATCGTGTGCATACTTTATGAGATGgaagttttgaaagaaaaaagtcaaTGGGCACCTTACTTCAAGGTTTGGAATAAGCCAAAAGATATGAACACATTGATGTTTTGGGATAATGAAGAACTGGAATTTCTGCAACCATCCCTTGTCCTTGAGAGAATCGGGGAAAATGAAGCCAAAGAAATGCACGAGAACATTGTCAAATTGGTCAAACAAATTGGCGGGGAATTTGCAAAAGCAGCTGTGCATTTTGgctttgatgaatttgtcTACATTGCAAGTATCATTTTGAGCTATTCTTTTGATGTGGAAATACAGGATAGGAATACAAATAGgactgaagaagatgatagCGATGACGAAGAAACGAAGGGTGAGTGTTACTTAAAATCAATGATTCCACTTGCTGATACATTGAATGCTGATACTAGAAAATGGAATGCTAATCTGACGTATGATTCTGGTTCCTTGAAGATGATTGCGGTAAGGGATATTGAGGAGAATGAACAAGTGTACAATATATATGGAGAACATCCAAATTCCGAAATATTAAGAAGATATGGGTATGTTGAGTGGGATGGCTCCAAATATGATTTCGGAGAGGTCTTGCTAGAAAATATTGTTGAAACATTGAGAGAGACTTTTAATGTTGGTAAGGAATTTTTGCAAAATTGTATGGACATTTTACGCGATAACATTACTATCCAAGAATTATTAGAGGGTGAAGATATAGTATTGAACTCATACGATTGTTATCTCAATGGTGAGTTGCTACCTCAATCAATAGTTTTGGTTCAAATTTTGACAATACTTTGTCAAATTCCAGATTTATGCTTATTggacaagaaaaaactagAAAGACAAGTCGAAAGAGCCGTAAAGAAGTGTTTGCAACTGATCGAAGGAGGTCGTGCCACTGACAACTGTAGTGTCACTTGGCAACTTTGCATTAGGAACCGTCTAGCAGATTACTCCTTACAGAAAAGTGAcgccttgaaaaaatcatcagaagaagaagattcgttagcaaaaggaaaattgaGAAAAGTAATGGCTCAAAGAGTTCTGCAAAGCGAAATAGAATCACTGTGGGCATGCGACGAAACTATCAGTAGAGACTACCAGATTATACCCGACCAAAAGTTGCTAACCAACGTATTGAAGAGGAAATTGACaagagatgaagaaaactctATTAAACGTCTTTGTTTGCCAAAGTGA
- the HSP78 gene encoding chaperone ATPase HSP78 (similar to Saccharomyces cerevisiae HSP78 (YDR258C); ancestral locus Anc_5.618) — protein MLRQVKQAPIQKFLQRTQQIKRSTPRIYTSLQLKRTICSSNGRPQIANRSPLELKTALNNTVISAFALKNLPNVSNFKRTYVQMRMDPNQQPEKPALEQYGTNLTKLARDGKLDPVIGRDEEIARAIQILSRRTKNNPCLIGRAGVGKTALIDGLAQRIVAGEVPDSLKDKDLVTLDLGSLIAGAKYRGEFEERLKKVLEEIDKANGKVIVFIDEVHMLLGLGKTDGSMDASNILKPKLARGLRCISATTLDEFKIIEKDPALSRRFQPILLNEPSVSDTISILRGLKERYEVHHGVRITDTALVSAAVLSNRYITDRFLPDKAIDLVDEACAVLRLQHESKPDEIQKLDRAIMKIQIELESLKKETDPLSVERREALEKDLDTKNDELSRLTKVWDAERAEIESIKNAKANLEQARIELEKCQREGDYTKASELRYARIPDLEEKVALSKKSKDGDKVNLLHDSVSSDDISKVVAKMTGIPTETVMKGDKDRLLYMENSLKERVVGQDEAIAAISDAVRLQRAGLTSEKRPIASFMFLGPTGTGKTELTKALAEFLFDDESNVIRFDMSEFQEKHTVSRLIGAPPGYVLSESGGQLTEAVRRKPYAVILFDEFEKAHPDVSKLLLQVLDEGKLTDSLGHHVDFRNTIIVMTSNIGQDILLNDTKLGDDGKIDVATKNKVIEAMKRSYPPEFINRIDDILVFNRLSKKVLRSIVDIRIEEIQDRLAEKRMMIDLTDEAKNWLTDKGYDPLYGARPLNRLIHRQILNSMATFLLKGQIRNGETVKVVVKGGKLIVLPNHEEGEVIEEEAEK, from the coding sequence ATGTTAAGACAGGTGAAACAAGCACCaatacaaaaatttttgcaGAGAACGCAGCAAATAAAACGAAGCACCCCTCGAATATACACTTCTCTGCAACTCAAAAGAACTATCTGCAGTTCGAATGGAAGACCTCAGATAGCAAATAGGTCTCCTCTAGAACTGAAAACTGCACTGAATAATACAGTTATCTCGGCCTTTGCACTAAAAAATTTACCAAATGTATCCAATTTCAAGAGAACATATGTCCAGATGAGAATGGATCCAAATCAACAACCAGAAAAGCCAGCTTTAGAGCAATACGGCACAAATTTAACAAAGTTAGCACGAGACGGTAAACTGGACCCCGTCATTGGTagagatgaagaaatcgCAAGAGCtattcaaattttatcGAGAAGGACAAAGAATAATCCATGCTTGATCGGTCGAGCAGGTGTTGGTAAAACTGCTCTAATTGATGGGTTGGCTCAAAGAATCGTTGCTGGGGAGGTACCTGATTCAttaaaagataaagatCTAGTGACTTTAGATTTGGGATCTTTGATTGCTGGTGCTAAGTACAGAGGTGAGTTTGAGGAACGTTTAAAGAAGGTattagaagaaattgacAAGGCCAATGGTAAAGTAATTgttttcattgatgaagttCACATGCTACTTGGCTTGGGTAAAACTGATGGTAGTATGGACGCCTCTAACATATTGAAACCAAAATTAGCGCGCGGGTTACGTTGTATTTCCGCAACTACTCTAGatgaattcaaaatcattgaaaaagatccGGCTTTGTCTAGAAGATTTCAGCCCATTTTACTGAATGAACCGAGTGTCTCAGATACAATATCTATCCTAAGAGGATTAAAGGAAAGATATGAAGTCCACCACGGTGTTAGAATCACAGATACTGCATTAGTCTCTGCTGcagttctttcaaatcgTTATATAACAGACAGATTTTTACCTGATAAAGCCATTGACCTAGTCGATGAAGCCTGTGCTGTACTACGTCTACAACATGAATCCAAGCCAGATGAAATACAGAAATTGGATCGTGCTATAATGAAGATTCAAATAGAGTTAGAatcattaaaaaaagaaactgatCCGCTATCAGTTGAAAGGAGAGAAGCGCTGGAAAAGGATCTAGATACGAAAAATGACGAACTAAGTAGATTAACTAAAGTATGGGATGCCGAAAGGGCGGAAATTGAATCCATCAAAAACGCCAAGGCAAATTTGGAACAGGCAAGAATTGAATTAGAAAAATGCCAAAGGGAAGGTGATTATACTAAGGCGTCTGAGTTGCGCTATGCCAGAATCCCTGATCTAGAGGAAAAAGTCGCCTTGAGCAAAAAGAGTAAGGATGGAGATAAAGTAAATCTACTGCATGATTCAGTTTCTTCAGACGACATTTCTAAAGTTGTTGCCAAAATGACTGGTATTCCTACAGAAACTGTGATGAAGGGCGACAAAGACCGTTTATTGTACATggaaaattcattgaaagagAGAGTCGTTGGTCAAGATGAGGCCATTGCTGCTATCTCTGATGCTGTACGTCTACAAAGGGCTGGTTTAACTAGTGAAAAGAGACCAATTGCTAGCTTTATGTTTTTGGGTCCTACCGGTACTGGTAAAACTGAATTAACCAAAGCTTTGGCTGAATTTCtatttgatgatgaatctAATGTGATTCGTTTTGATATGTCAGAATTTCAGGAGAAACACACCGTTTCCCGTTTGATCGGTGCTCCTCCGGGCTATGTCTTAAGCGAGTCTGGTGGCCAATTAACCGAAGCTGTTAGAAGGAAACCATATGCAGTGATTTTATTTGACGAATTCGAAAAAGCCCATCCTGATGTCTCTAAACTGTTGTTGCAAGTGTTGGACGAAGGTAAACTGACCGATTCCTTAGGTCATCATGTCGATTTCCGTAACACAATCATTGTGATGACCTCAAACATTGGACAGGATATTCTATTAAACGACACAAAGCTGGGTGATGATGGTAAGATTGATGTCGCAACAAAGAACAAAGTTATTGAAGCAATGAAGAGATCGTATCCGCCAGAATTCATTAATCGTATTGATGATATTCTAGTCTTTAATAGATTATCCAAGAAAGTCCTAAGATCAATTGTTGATATtagaattgaagaaatccaGGACCGTTTGGCCGAAAAGAGGATGATGATTGATTTAACtgatgaagcaaaaaaCTGGTTAACAGACAAAGGTTATGATCCACTATATGGTGCGAGACCATTGAACAGATTAATTCATAGACAGATCCTGAATTCAATGGCGACCTTCTTATTGAAAGGTCAAATCAGGAATGGTGAGACAGTTAAAGTTGTAGTAAAAGGCGGCAAACTTATTGTGCTGCCAAACCACGAAGAAGGTGAAGTGATTGAAGAGGAGGCTGAAAAATAG
- the YAP6 gene encoding Yap6p (similar to Saccharomyces cerevisiae YAP6 (YDR259C) and CIN5 (YOR028C); ancestral locus Anc_5.619), with product MQNPPLIRPDMYNQGNSSMTAYSTSEKSVNEHPSPRIVQSDTSQKLPYKINPSINNNDIDGSVTNNPIQPPLPNLLHLSGPPDYRSMYQNPVHPSYIIPPHSNERKQSASYNRPPNTHIGMQPSVVFPPRSYSVSYPPHQVNPPLSNGLPNQNMTLNKEYAVEEQPSTLSSRNTSITAVPLHFQNSATSVKNSADSNNVSEPPVERNIQQVGGSGKALRNTRRAAQNRTAQKAFRQRKEKYIKNLEQKSKIFDDLLAENNYFKSLNDSLRNDNNILIAQQEAIRNAITMLRGEYDALCNENNMLKNENNIIKNEHNMSRNENENLKLENKRFHAEYIRMIEDIESTRRREQEQRNEREQLIKKIRSLEEIVRNQSGDAT from the coding sequence ATGCAAAACCCTCCGTTGATTCGTCCTGATATGTATAATCAAGGAAATAGCTCGATGACTGCATACAGCACGTCTGAGAAAAGTGTAAATGAACATCCTTCCCCACGAATCGTACAATCCGATACATCTCAAAAATTACCTTATAAAATAAATCCCAGcattaataataatgatatcGACGGCTCTGTTACCAACAACCCCATCCAACCCCCGCTGCCAAACCTACTGCATTTATCTGGACCGCCAGACTATAGATCTATGTATCAAAACCCCGTGCATCCATCTTACATTATTCCTCCACAttcaaatgaaagaaaacaatcaGCTTCTTATAACAGACCCCCAAATACTCATATAGGTATGCAACCTTCCGTGGTATTCCCCCCTAGAAGTTATTCCGTATCCTACCCTCCTCATCAAGTAAATCCTCCCTTATCAAACGGACTTCCGAACCAAAATATGACTTTGAATAAGGAATATGCCGTGGAGGAACAACCGTCGACCTTGTCGTCACGCAATACCAGTATTACTGCTGTacctcttcattttcagaaCAGTGCTACCAGCGTTAAAAATTCAGCTGATAGTAATAACGTAAGCGAACCCCCCGTAGAGAGGAATATACAACAGGTAGGTGGTTCAGGGAAGGCGTTGAGAAATACAAGAAGAGCTGCCCAAAACAGAACCGCTCAGAAGGCGTTTAGacaaaggaaagaaaaatatatcaaaaatttagaacaaaaatcaaaaatattcGATGATTTACTAGCAGAAAATAACTACTTCAAATCACTGAATGATTCACTGAGAAATGACAATAATATTCTGATAGCTCAGCAAGAAGCTATAAGAAATGCAATAACCATGCTAAGAGGTGAGTATGACGCTTTATGTAACGAAAACAATATGCTGAAGAACGAAAATAAcattataaaaaatgaGCATAATATGtcaagaaatgaaaatgaaaatttgaagCTTGAAAATAAGCGTTTTCATGCTGAATACATACGAATGATTGAGGACATTGAGAGCACGAGAAGGAGAGAACAGGAGCAACGAAATGAAAGAGAGCAActaatcaaaaaaattagatcTTTAGAGGAAATAGTTAGAAATCAATCTGGTGATGCTACGTGA
- the SWM1 gene encoding Swm1p (similar to Saccharomyces cerevisiae SWM1 (YDR260C); ancestral locus Anc_5.620) codes for MSSSSYRDSYFQYRHLLALHHILYAEWNQDILALPDEVGNAGMTMEDNARTEAADGRGTQDAERNSNVREGSQSKTLITSEQNSNRYWNSFHDEDDWNLFNGMELESNGVVTFSGRAFDHSVNGEANSGNDSVNEPRKETITGSIFDRRITEMAYARNNGWHELALTRSR; via the coding sequence ATGAGCTCAAGTTCATACAGAGAttcatattttcaataCCGCCATCTGTTAGCGCTACATCACATATTATATGCGGAATGGAACCAGGACATACTAGCACTTCCAGACGAAGTTGGAAATGCTGGGATGACCATGGAAGATAATGCCCGCACCGAAGCGGCAGATGGCAGAGGCACCCAGGATGCGGAAAGAAACTCTAACGTACGTGAGGGTAGCCAAAGCAAAACGTTGATAACAAGCGAACAAAATAGCAACCGTTACTGGAACTCTTTtcatgatgaagatgactGGAATCTGTTTAATGGGATGGAACTGGAAAGTAACGGAGTGGTGACATTTTCCGGACGTGCATTCGACCATTCAGTAAACGGAGAAGCCAATTCCGGGAACGACAGTGTTAATGagccaagaaaagaaacgatAACTGGCTCCATTTTCGATAGGCGCATCACAGAGATGGCGTACGCAAGAAATAACGGTTGGCACGAGCTCGCTCTAACTCGATcacgatga
- the EXG2 gene encoding glucan exo-1,3-beta-glucosidase (similar to Saccharomyces cerevisiae EXG2 (YDR261C); ancestral locus Anc_5.621) yields the protein MLLNWCCFLAFLLSCLGKFTEGLNALENAGPLSPLKPNVLQDKFASYYVNNTISVKGITIGGWLVTEPYITPSLYRNATLLAKQQNSSDNVSIIDEFTLCKTLGNDASLTLLDNHFKTWITEDDFEQIQADGFNLVRIPIGYWAWKQNTSESLYIDNITYNDPYVSDGLQLKYLNQALDWAQKYELNVWIDLHGVPGSQNGFDNSGERMLYGDLGWLRLNDTKKLTLAVWNKMFQTFLNRGDKSPVVGLEIVNEPLGGKINVSDITDMYYEAFDQFKEHQDLSDNTTFVIHDAFQGIGHWNLELNPNYQNVTDYYFNLTRANYSSQDILVDHHHYEVFTDAQLAETQFSRIENIINYGNSIYKELSYHPAVIGEWSGAITDCATWLNGVGVGARYDGSYYNTTLFTTGDKPIGKCTSQNPLSYWTQDYRNRVRQFIEAQLATYSAKTTGWIFWNWKTEDAIEWDYLKLKEAGLFPSPFNNYEYFKTDGSIDEEFSSSLSTQAFPRTATSAFSSATSTSMKSKNFASSNKLKASQMLSIDSMSSIWKMGMCAFVITVFSFCMLL from the coding sequence ATGCTTCTGAATTGGTGCTGTTTTTTAGCATTTCTACTTTCATGCTTAGGTAAATTCACCGAAGGCCTGAACGCTTTAGAGAATGCAGGACCATTATCGCCATTGAAACCAAATGTTTTACAAGACAAATTTGCGTCTTACTATGTGAACAATACAATTAGTGTAAAAGGTATTACAATTGGTGGCTGGTTGGTTACAGAGCCTTACATCACGCCATCATTATACCGTAATGCTACATTACTGgcaaaacaacaaaactCTTCCGACAACGTCTCCATTATTGACGAATTCACTCTTTGCAAAACTTTAGGCAATGATGCCTCTTTAACATTATTAGACAATCATTTCAAGACCTGGATTACTGAggatgattttgaacaaattcaaGCCGATGGTTTTAATTTAGTGAGGATTCCTATTGGGTATTGGGCATGGAAACAGAATACTTCTGAAAGCTTGTACATAGATAACATAACCTACAATGATCCATACGTAAGTGATGGATTACagttgaaatatttgaatcAAGCTCTCGATTGGGCACAAAAATATGAGTTAAATGTTTGGATAGACTTACATGGCGTTCCTGGATCACAAAATGGGTTCGATAACTCTGGTGAAAGAATGCTTTATGGTGATCTCGGTTGGTTAAGATTAAATGATACTAAAAAGCTGACCCTGGCAGTTTGGAATAAAATGTTCCAAACTTTCTTAAATAGAGGTGACAAAAGTCCCGTGGTGGGCCTTGAAATCGTAAACGAGCCACTCGGTGGTAAAATCAACGTGTCAGATATAACTGATATGTACTATGAAGCCTTCGACCAATTCAAAGAACACCAGGATTTGAGCGACAACACAACATTTGTTATCCATGATGCTTTCCAGGGCATCGGTCACTGGAATTTGGAATTGAATCCAAATTACCAAAACGTTACGGATTACTACTTTAATTTGACCCGTGCAAATTATAGCTCCCAAGATATTTTGGTTGACCATCATCATTACGAAGTCTTCACTGATGCGCAATTGGCCGAAACTCAATTTTCACGCATTGAAAACATTATAAACTACGGAAATTCCATTTATAAGGAACTTTCTTATCACCCCGCAGTGATCGGAGAATGGTCAGGTGCCATTACGGATTGTGCAACCTGGCTGAATGGAGTAGGAGTGGGCGCACGATACGATGGCTCATATTACAACACAACGCTGTTTACTACTGGCGATAAACCAATTGGTAAATGTACCTCCCAAAACCCCTTAAGTTATTGGACACAAGATTACCGTAACCGTGTGAGACAATTCATAGAAGCACAATTAGCTACTTATTCGGCAAAAACAACAGGATGGATTTTCTGGAATTGGAAGACCGAAGATGCTATAGAATGGGATTatttgaagttgaaagaGGCCGGCCTTTTCCCTTCCCCCTTCAATAACTATGAATACTTCAAGACGGATGGttccattgatgaagagtTTTCATCCTCATTGTCTACACAAGCATTCCCAAGGACCGCAACGTCCGCTTTCTCCTCTGCTACGAGCACTTCCATGAAGAGTAAGAACTTTGCAAGCTCGAATAAACTAAAAGCGTCACAAATGTTATCAATTGATAGCATGAGTTCAATATGGAAAATGGGTATGTGCGCGTTCGTCATCacagttttttctttttgcatgTTACTCTAA